The Beijerinckiaceae bacterium RH AL1 genome has a segment encoding these proteins:
- a CDS encoding 4-oxalocrotonate tautomerase (ID:RHAL1_02929;~source:Prodigal:2.6), with amino-acid sequence MPLFTVTMKAGRLPEEIEGLSNAIHAASVAAGYPADDLFQRFVEHQPSHLKVDPRYPGLPKARTDRVLIIEVLVSSGTDVERKRLLVERLVEKIAIAGTDPNDIMVFFLETDRASGSFGGGQFAPPVAFS; translated from the coding sequence ATGCCGCTGTTCACTGTGACCATGAAGGCCGGGCGGCTTCCCGAGGAGATCGAGGGTCTGTCGAATGCGATTCACGCCGCCAGCGTCGCTGCCGGCTACCCGGCGGACGATCTGTTCCAGCGCTTTGTTGAGCATCAACCCAGCCACCTGAAAGTCGACCCGCGATACCCGGGACTGCCGAAGGCGCGCACGGACCGAGTTCTCATCATCGAAGTCTTGGTGTCGTCAGGCACGGACGTCGAGAGGAAACGACTGCTCGTCGAAAGGCTCGTCGAAAAAATCGCGATCGCCGGGACCGACCCCAACGACATTATGGTTTTCTTCTTGGAAACCGACCGTGCGAGCGGGTCATTCGGGGGCGGCCAATTCGCGCCGCCAGTTGCCTTCTCGTAG
- a CDS encoding Urea carboxylase (ID:RHAL1_02931;~source:Prodigal:2.6) → MFKKLLIANRGEIAARVIRTCRRLGIATVAVYSDADRFTRPVLDADEAVRLGPAPAAQSYLDVEAVVAACRATGAEAVHPGYGFLSENAGFAERLKAEGIAFVGPKPAHLRDFGLKHTARALAAASDVPLLPGSDLLDDVEAALAAADRVGYSVMLKSTAGGGGIGMVLCPDAATLREKYAAVERTAKASFGDARVYLERFVAVARHVEVQVFGDGRGKVVALGERDCSLQRRNQKVLEETPAPDLPDAVRTRLHAAAVRLCESVAYESAGTVEFIYDAAREDVSFLEVNTRLQVEHPVTEAVFGVDLVEWMIRQAAGEDPIGDALAKGPLVPRGAAIEARLYAEMPHAGFRPSAGLLTEVAWPADARIDTWIERGTDVTANYDPMLAKIIVAGADRATAVAALREALAGTRVSGLETNLEYLRAIAASPMFAEARVTTSALRDFVYQPRSIEVVTPGAQSSLQEMPGRLGLWHVGVPPSGPMDPRSSARTNALVANDPAAVALEMTVAGPTLRFHADAEVAIAGACMPAKLDGADVPHDAPFRVAAGQTLVIGAIAGPGQRAYLAVRGGFGAPDVLGSRATFALGGFGGHATGTLKTGDVLHLADRPAVTAEPPEPAPLTQAWTLAVVYGPHGAPDFFREEDIADLFAATYEVHFNSARTGVRLVGPTPRWARPDGGEAGLHPSNLHDNAYAIGAIDFTGDMPILLGPDGPSLGGFVCPAVVARDDLWKLGQLKPGDSVRFVAAPRPEDAALGLPHYQRPADGLGSPILAVEHGAIPAVYRRQGDDNILVEYGPMALDIALRLRVHLLASAVAESKLVGLIDLTPGIRSLQVHYDGTQVGRAKVLDLLREIERGLPPADAVTVPSRIVHLPLSWNDPQAELAMRRYQETVRPDAPWCPSNIEFIRRINGLESEDDVRRIVFDASYLVMGLGDVYLGAPVATPTDPRHRLVTTKYNPARTWTPENAVGIGGAYMCIYGMEGPGGYQLFGRTIQVWNTWRKVGPFAEAPWLLRFFDQIRFFPVDGKELAEARAAFPHGAYPVRIEEGHFSYAEHQAALAPHAGAIAAARTRQQTAFAAERERWRLEGLDVFHADEAPAAAEPGAVPPGAVAIAAQVPGNVWKLLVDTGQRVAAGETVAILESMKMEIAIPAPANGTIIELRTAEGRTLRGGDLVAILEEG, encoded by the coding sequence ATGTTCAAGAAGCTTCTCATCGCCAACCGCGGCGAGATCGCCGCGCGGGTGATCCGCACGTGCCGGCGCCTGGGCATCGCTACCGTTGCCGTCTACTCGGATGCCGACCGCTTCACGCGGCCGGTGCTCGATGCCGACGAGGCGGTCCGGCTCGGCCCCGCACCCGCGGCGCAGAGCTACCTCGACGTCGAGGCGGTCGTCGCGGCGTGCCGGGCGACCGGCGCCGAGGCCGTGCATCCGGGCTACGGCTTCCTGTCGGAAAACGCCGGCTTCGCCGAGCGGCTTAAGGCGGAGGGCATCGCTTTCGTCGGGCCGAAGCCGGCGCACCTGCGCGACTTCGGCCTCAAGCACACCGCGCGGGCGCTCGCCGCCGCCAGCGACGTGCCGCTGCTGCCGGGCTCCGACCTGCTCGACGACGTCGAGGCCGCGCTCGCCGCGGCCGACCGCGTCGGCTACTCGGTCATGCTGAAGTCGACCGCCGGCGGCGGCGGCATCGGCATGGTGCTGTGTCCCGACGCCGCCACGCTGCGCGAAAAATACGCCGCCGTGGAGCGCACGGCGAAGGCGAGCTTCGGCGACGCCCGCGTCTACCTCGAGCGCTTCGTCGCCGTCGCGCGCCACGTCGAGGTGCAGGTGTTCGGCGACGGGCGCGGCAAGGTGGTGGCGCTCGGCGAGCGCGACTGCTCGCTGCAGCGGCGCAACCAGAAGGTTTTGGAGGAAACGCCGGCCCCCGACCTGCCGGATGCCGTGCGCACACGCCTGCACGCCGCCGCCGTACGTCTCTGCGAGAGCGTCGCCTACGAATCGGCCGGCACGGTGGAGTTCATCTACGATGCGGCGCGCGAGGACGTCTCGTTCCTCGAGGTCAACACGCGGCTGCAGGTCGAGCATCCGGTGACGGAGGCGGTGTTCGGCGTCGATCTCGTCGAGTGGATGATCCGCCAGGCCGCGGGCGAGGATCCGATCGGCGACGCGCTCGCCAAAGGCCCGCTCGTGCCGCGCGGCGCCGCGATCGAGGCGCGGCTCTACGCGGAGATGCCGCATGCCGGCTTCCGCCCAAGTGCCGGCCTCCTTACAGAGGTTGCGTGGCCCGCGGACGCGCGCATCGACACCTGGATCGAGCGCGGCACCGACGTCACCGCGAACTACGACCCGATGCTGGCGAAGATCATCGTCGCCGGTGCGGACCGCGCGACCGCCGTCGCGGCGCTGCGCGAGGCGCTCGCCGGCACCCGCGTTTCCGGCCTGGAAACGAACCTCGAGTACCTTCGCGCGATCGCCGCGTCGCCGATGTTTGCGGAGGCCCGCGTCACGACGTCGGCCCTGCGCGACTTCGTCTACCAGCCGCGCAGCATCGAGGTCGTGACGCCTGGCGCGCAATCGAGCCTGCAGGAAATGCCCGGCCGGCTCGGCTTGTGGCACGTCGGCGTGCCGCCGTCCGGACCGATGGACCCGCGCTCTTCCGCGCGCACCAATGCTTTGGTCGCCAACGACCCTGCCGCGGTCGCGCTTGAGATGACCGTCGCCGGCCCGACGCTTCGCTTCCACGCCGACGCCGAGGTGGCGATCGCCGGCGCCTGCATGCCGGCGAAGCTCGACGGCGCGGACGTGCCGCACGACGCGCCCTTCCGCGTCGCCGCGGGCCAGACGCTGGTAATCGGCGCCATCGCGGGCCCCGGCCAGCGCGCCTATCTCGCGGTGCGCGGCGGCTTCGGGGCGCCCGACGTGCTCGGCTCGCGTGCCACCTTCGCACTCGGCGGCTTCGGCGGCCACGCGACCGGCACGCTGAAGACCGGCGACGTGCTGCACCTCGCCGACCGCCCGGCTGTCACCGCGGAGCCTCCCGAGCCCGCCCCGCTGACGCAAGCCTGGACGCTTGCCGTCGTCTACGGCCCGCACGGCGCGCCGGACTTCTTCCGCGAGGAAGACATCGCCGACCTCTTCGCCGCGACCTACGAGGTGCACTTCAACTCGGCGCGCACCGGCGTGCGCCTCGTCGGCCCGACGCCGCGCTGGGCGCGGCCGGACGGCGGCGAGGCCGGCCTGCATCCCTCCAACCTGCACGACAACGCTTACGCCATCGGCGCGATCGACTTCACCGGCGACATGCCGATCCTGCTGGGGCCGGACGGCCCGAGCCTCGGCGGCTTCGTGTGCCCCGCCGTCGTCGCGCGCGACGATCTATGGAAGCTCGGCCAGCTGAAGCCCGGCGACAGCGTGCGCTTCGTCGCCGCGCCGCGGCCGGAGGATGCCGCGCTCGGCCTGCCGCACTATCAGCGTCCCGCCGACGGCCTTGGCAGCCCGATCCTCGCCGTCGAGCACGGCGCGATCCCCGCCGTCTACCGCCGGCAGGGCGACGACAACATCCTCGTCGAGTACGGCCCGATGGCGCTCGACATCGCGCTGCGCCTGCGCGTGCATCTGCTCGCCTCCGCCGTCGCCGAGTCGAAGCTCGTCGGCCTGATCGATCTGACGCCCGGCATCCGCTCGCTGCAGGTGCATTACGACGGCACGCAGGTCGGCCGCGCCAAGGTGCTCGATCTGCTGCGCGAGATCGAGCGCGGCCTGCCGCCGGCCGACGCCGTCACCGTGCCGAGCCGCATCGTGCACCTGCCGCTCTCCTGGAACGATCCGCAGGCCGAGCTCGCGATGCGCCGCTACCAGGAGACCGTGCGGCCCGATGCGCCGTGGTGCCCGTCGAACATCGAGTTCATCCGGCGCATCAACGGGCTCGAGAGCGAGGACGACGTCCGCCGCATCGTCTTCGATGCGAGCTACCTCGTCATGGGGCTCGGCGACGTCTATCTCGGCGCACCGGTGGCGACGCCGACCGACCCGCGGCATCGTTTGGTCACCACCAAGTACAATCCGGCGCGCACCTGGACGCCGGAGAACGCCGTCGGCATCGGCGGCGCCTACATGTGCATCTACGGCATGGAGGGGCCGGGCGGCTACCAGCTCTTCGGCCGCACCATCCAGGTGTGGAACACCTGGCGCAAGGTCGGGCCGTTTGCCGAGGCGCCGTGGCTCTTGCGCTTCTTCGACCAGATCCGCTTCTTCCCCGTCGACGGTAAGGAGCTTGCCGAGGCGCGCGCGGCGTTCCCGCACGGCGCCTATCCCGTGCGCATCGAGGAGGGGCATTTCTCGTATGCCGAGCACCAGGCGGCGCTGGCGCCGCACGCCGGGGCGATTGCCGCCGCCCGCACGCGCCAGCAGACGGCCTTCGCCGCCGAGCGCGAGCGCTGGCGCCTCGAGGGCCTCGATGTCTTCCATGCCGACGAGGCGCCGGCAGCAGCCGAGCCCGGCGCGGTGCCGCCGGGCGCCGTCGCCATCGCCGCGCAGGTGCCGGGCAACGTCTGGAAGCTGCTCGTCGACACCGGCCAGCGCGTTGCGGCGGGGGAGACGGTGGCGATCCTCGAATCGATGAAGATGGAGATCGCCATCCCGGCGCCGGCCAACGGCACGATCATTGAACTGCGCACCGCCGAGGGCCGGACGCTGCGCGGCGGCGACCTCGTCGCGATCCTCGAGGAGGGCTGA
- the atzF gene encoding Allophanate hydrolase (ID:RHAL1_02930;~source:Prodigal:2.6), whose product MLPEMLDLASLRALYAGGTSPLEVADALAARMAASNDPAIFITAVDRDGLRRQAEDLLSRAPEPNGLPLWGVPFAVKDNIDVAGLTTTAACPAFAYTPERDAFAVARLRAAGALVVGKTNLDQFATGLNGTRSPYGEPRCVFDAAYISGGSSSGSGVAVAAGLAAFALGTDTAGSGRVPAALNNIVGVKPTPGRISATGMVPACRSLDTISIFAGSVADAVEIRAVAEGFDAADAFSRIGAPVALPPNPRIGVLRAGEREFDGDADAERLYAAAVERLAGLDAQVVEFDYAPFREIAVLLYDGPWVAERLAALEAFAASHAADLDPAVRAIIEGARRFSAVDAFNGRYKLEVLRRRTEATWAACDALLLPTAPTTYTVEAMRADPISLNSRLGHYTNFANLLGLAAIAVPAGFTSAGLAFGVTLVGPGSSDDALAPLADALHRAAGCGTGRARAPLGRAPAASPDDRIELAVVGAHLSGLPLNGELVALGGRLLRAVTTAPDYRLYALPGTTPPKPGLVRDPGFAGPGVPAEVWSLTPAAFGRFVAAIPQPLGIGRIAMSDGSMPSGFLCERWAVEHAREVKGGWRAFVAAGA is encoded by the coding sequence ATGCTGCCGGAGATGCTCGATCTCGCGAGCCTGCGCGCGCTCTACGCCGGCGGCACCTCGCCGCTGGAGGTCGCCGATGCGCTGGCCGCCCGCATGGCGGCCTCGAACGACCCGGCGATCTTCATCACCGCCGTCGACCGCGACGGGCTGCGGCGGCAGGCCGAGGACCTGCTTTCGCGCGCGCCCGAGCCGAACGGCCTGCCGCTCTGGGGCGTGCCGTTCGCCGTGAAGGACAACATCGACGTCGCCGGCCTAACGACGACGGCCGCCTGCCCCGCCTTCGCGTACACGCCGGAGCGCGACGCCTTCGCCGTGGCGCGGTTGCGCGCGGCGGGCGCGCTCGTCGTCGGCAAGACCAACCTCGACCAGTTCGCGACGGGCCTCAACGGCACGCGCTCGCCGTACGGCGAGCCGCGCTGCGTGTTCGATGCCGCCTACATCTCCGGCGGCTCCAGCTCGGGCTCCGGCGTCGCGGTTGCGGCCGGTCTCGCCGCCTTTGCGCTCGGCACCGACACGGCGGGCTCGGGCCGCGTGCCGGCGGCGCTCAACAACATCGTCGGCGTCAAGCCGACGCCGGGGCGGATCAGCGCGACGGGCATGGTGCCGGCCTGCCGCAGCCTCGACACGATCTCGATCTTCGCCGGGTCGGTCGCCGACGCGGTCGAGATCCGCGCCGTCGCCGAAGGCTTCGATGCGGCCGACGCCTTCTCGCGGATCGGCGCGCCGGTCGCGCTGCCGCCGAACCCGCGGATTGGTGTTTTGCGCGCCGGGGAGCGGGAGTTCGATGGCGATGCCGACGCCGAGCGGCTCTACGCCGCCGCCGTCGAGCGTCTGGCGGGGCTCGACGCGCAGGTCGTCGAGTTCGACTACGCGCCGTTCCGCGAGATCGCGGTGCTGCTCTACGACGGGCCGTGGGTCGCCGAGCGCCTCGCCGCGCTCGAAGCGTTCGCCGCCAGCCACGCGGCCGATCTCGATCCGGCGGTACGCGCGATCATCGAGGGGGCGCGCCGCTTCAGCGCCGTCGATGCCTTCAACGGCCGCTACAAGCTCGAGGTGCTACGCCGCCGCACGGAGGCGACGTGGGCCGCCTGCGACGCGCTGCTGCTGCCGACGGCGCCGACGACCTACACGGTCGAGGCGATGCGCGCCGATCCGATCAGCCTCAACAGCCGGCTCGGCCACTACACCAATTTCGCCAACCTTTTGGGTCTCGCAGCCATCGCCGTGCCGGCCGGCTTCACGTCAGCCGGCCTCGCCTTCGGCGTCACGCTGGTCGGCCCGGGCTCGAGCGACGACGCGCTGGCGCCGCTCGCCGATGCCCTGCATCGCGCCGCCGGCTGCGGCACGGGCCGCGCCCGCGCGCCCTTGGGCCGCGCGCCGGCGGCGTCGCCGGACGATCGCATCGAGCTTGCAGTCGTCGGCGCGCATCTCTCCGGCCTGCCGCTCAACGGGGAGCTCGTCGCGCTCGGCGGCAGGCTTTTGCGCGCGGTGACGACGGCGCCCGACTACCGGCTCTACGCGCTGCCCGGCACCACGCCGCCGAAGCCCGGCCTCGTGCGCGACCCTGGCTTCGCCGGCCCCGGCGTGCCCGCCGAGGTCTGGTCGCTCACCCCCGCCGCCTTCGGCCGCTTCGTCGCCGCCATCCCGCAGCCCCTCGGCATCGGCCGGATCGCGATGAGCGACGGCTCGATGCCGAGCGGCTTTCTCTGCGAGCGCTGGGCGGTCGAGCACGCCCGCGAAGTGAAGGGCGGCTGGCGGGCGTTTGTCGCGGCTGGGGCGTAG